The following proteins are encoded in a genomic region of Eriocheir sinensis breed Jianghai 21 chromosome 55, ASM2467909v1, whole genome shotgun sequence:
- the LOC126983936 gene encoding serine/Arginine-related protein 53-like — MIKYLSSPGFLSSHFPFHQLSHSQTHYFFFLSFPLASQFATSFLPSAPFLPSLNSLLPSLLPSFPSFFFSFSFPFLPSFFSSRPTFFLSTFYSRTYREEVCVCVCVCSCFVLIALFIGCVGGSEEVEEEEEEEEEKNEKKNKKRRSRTGSRERKRRSRRRKWRRRRKWRRRKRRMTMRTKLEGREEEGKGGGGKGRGRKLGAGRRRRHERKKRGRRRRIRRKRRRTKGTKAGSEEKEEERAEEEKEKKKEKEDEGDGSWGRIAKSCSPQYSAPHGNEASGSLTSPVTLANKPPRSYSEGGRRGKVSKRVCFI, encoded by the coding sequence ATGATCAAATACCTCAGTTCACCtggcttcctctcttcccattttcctttccatcaACTTTCCCATTCCCAgacgcattatttttttttcctttcttttcctctggcCTCCCAATTTGCCACTTCCTTCCTGCCATcagcccctttccttccttctcttaattccctccttccttccctccttccttcctttccttcgttctttttttctttttctttcccttttttaccttcctttttctcatcccgTCCCACGTTTTTCTTATCAACATTTTACAGTCGTACGTACcgtgaagaagtgtgtgtgtgtgtgtgtgtgtgtagctgtttTGTTTTGATAGCCCTGTTTATTGGTTGCGTTGGAGggtcggaggaggtggaggaggaggaggaggaagaggaggagaagaatgagaagaaaaacaagaaaaggagatcaagaacaggaagtagagaaagaaaaaggaggagtagaagaaggaaatggagaagaagaaggaaatggaggaggaggaagagaagaatgactaTGCGGACAAAActcgagggaagagaagaagaaggaaaaggaggaggaggaaaaggaaggggacgaAAGCTGGGGGCGGGGAGACGAAGGAgacatgaaaggaagaaaagagggcggagaaggagaattagaaggaaaagaaggaggaccaAGGGAACGAAAGCTGGgagcgaggagaaggaagaagagagggcggaggaggagaaggagaagaagaaggagaaggaggacgagggggatgGAAGCTGGGGGCGTATAGCTAAATCTTGCTCCCCACAATATTCGGCGCCACACGGTAACGAAGCATCTGGGTCACTGACTTCGCCTGTGACACTCGCAAACAAACCCCCGCGGAGCtacagtgagggaggaaggagggggaaggtgtcGAAACGGGTGTGCTTTATTTAG